From Juglans regia cultivar Chandler chromosome 8, Walnut 2.0, whole genome shotgun sequence, the proteins below share one genomic window:
- the LOC108986901 gene encoding AP2/ERF and B3 domain-containing transcription factor At1g50680-like — translation MEVGLHSCSNVSPVFECPTFKETIPYHQHEHLSSNNRRCSSSSRFKGVILLNSGKWGARISYRSQPYWLGAHENEQDAAIAYDRAAIKLQRTDVALNFPWTNYSTQESMFQSNHSVKEILHMIKDQTYESNFLAFIKAHSSVEPTQVFDLTNEAQISYQLLFQKELTHSDIANKTFLIPKDYALQYFPPLTTTSSDRNEEKRKSIKLTFYDRHCRSWSFQYSHWKSSRSFLLTKGWGRFLRMNNLNHKDIVFFYVRDNGDQGVCYMIDAQRKKEENSAIASNMMKDNGLRGNFDNVTEVDGVREATNSVVKLFGVLIG, via the coding sequence ATGGAGGTGGGattgcattcatgctcaaaTGTGAGCCCGGTGTTTGAATGTCCAACCTTCAAAGAGACCATTCCATATCACCAACATGAGCATCTGAGCAGCAACAATAGAAGGTGCTCCTCATCCTCTAGATTTAAAGGAGTAATTTTGCTGAATAGTGGTAAATGGGGTGCCCGAATCTCTTATAGGTCCCAGCCATATTGGCTCGGGGCACATGAAAATGAGCAAGACGCGGCCATTGCTTATGATAGAGCAGCCATCAAACTTCAAAGAACTGATGTTGCCCTCAACTTCCCTTGGACTAATTACTCTACTCAAGAGAGCATGTTCCAAAGCAATCACTCGGTCAAGGAAATTCTTCATATGATTAAGGATCAAACTTACGAGTCCAACTTCCTAGCTTTCATTAAAGCTCATTCTTCAGTTGAGCCAACTCAAGTATTTGACTTAACAAATGAAGCACAGATCTCATATCAATTACTCTTTCAGAAGGAATTGACCCATAGTGATATTGCTAATAAGACCTTTCTTATCCCAAAGGATTATGCATTGCAATACTTCCCCCCACTTACCACCACAAGTTCAGACAgaaatgaagagaagagaaagtcCATCAAATTAACTTTCTACGATCGACATTGCCGTTCATGGAGTTTTCAGTATTCACATTGGAAGAGTTCCCGGAGCTTTCTGTTGACAAAGGGCTGGGGGCGCTTCCTCAGGATGAATAATTTGAACCACAAAGACATTGTATTTTTCTATGTACGTGATAATGGAGATCAGGGCGTGTGTTACATGATAGATGcacagagaaagaaagaggaaaattcTGCCATTGCAAGCAATATGATGAAGGATAATGGTTTAAGAGGAAACTTTGACAATGTGACAGAGGTTGATGGCGTGAGAGAAGCGACAAATAGTGTGGTCAAGCTATTTGGTGTGCTGATTGGTTAA